Proteins from a genomic interval of Candidatus Bealeia paramacronuclearis:
- a CDS encoding IS630 family transposase, with translation MKLGDARKLTQDAQESLRLRAIKGVVEGGKTHAEVGHLLGVARGTVSRWVSSYRRRGQAALLKKKRGRRAEDMVRLKPHQCASLVKMITDRCPDQLKLPFMLWTREAVGELIERTFGIRLSIRSVGNYLKRWGFTPQKPVRRAYERREKEVQAWLKEVYPAIAKRARLENAEIHWGDEAGFRSDHQTGTTYSPKGQTPVISGTGKRFRINMISSVTNQGTLRFMLFEENFTREVFLNFLKRLIKSSKKKVFLIVDNHKVHHAKVVGEFLKENKEKIEVFFLPAYSPDLNPDELLNQDVKSNAVGLKHAKSLQELKTNITKYLFGTQNCPEIVRSYFLKKEVTYAA, from the coding sequence ATGAAATTAGGAGATGCACGAAAGTTAACGCAAGACGCCCAAGAAAGCCTTCGATTGAGGGCGATTAAGGGAGTTGTTGAAGGCGGGAAGACGCATGCGGAAGTGGGGCATTTATTGGGAGTAGCGCGAGGCACTGTCAGCCGATGGGTTTCGAGCTATCGAAGAAGGGGCCAGGCGGCGCTATTGAAGAAAAAACGAGGGCGCCGGGCTGAAGACATGGTGCGCTTGAAGCCCCACCAGTGCGCCAGCCTCGTCAAAATGATCACCGATCGTTGTCCCGACCAGCTAAAACTGCCCTTTATGCTCTGGACGCGAGAGGCTGTGGGAGAGTTGATCGAACGCACTTTTGGCATCCGACTCTCGATTCGCTCCGTGGGGAACTATCTGAAACGTTGGGGATTTACGCCCCAAAAGCCGGTGCGTCGGGCTTATGAACGTCGCGAAAAAGAAGTTCAGGCTTGGCTTAAAGAGGTTTATCCGGCGATTGCCAAGCGGGCGCGCCTTGAAAATGCCGAGATTCATTGGGGAGATGAGGCGGGCTTTCGTTCCGATCATCAGACGGGCACAACTTATAGCCCCAAGGGTCAGACGCCTGTGATTTCAGGAACGGGAAAACGATTTCGAATCAATATGATCTCGAGCGTCACGAATCAGGGCACGTTGCGGTTTATGCTTTTTGAGGAGAATTTTACGCGAGAGGTTTTTCTTAATTTTCTCAAAAGGTTAATCAAGTCTTCCAAGAAAAAAGTGTTTCTCATTGTGGACAATCACAAAGTACACCACGCCAAAGTGGTCGGTGAATTTTTGAAGGAAAACAAAGAAAAAATTGAGGTATTTTTTCTGCCCGCTTACAGCCCAGATTTGAATCCAGATGAGCTTTTGAATCAAGACGTGAAAAGCAATGCTGTCGGACTCAAACATGCCAAGTCATTGCAGGAACTCAAAACCAACATCACAAAATATCTTTTTGGCACCCAAAATTGCCCCGAAATCGTTCGCTCCTATTTCCTCAAAAAAGAAGTTACCTACGCCGCTTGA
- a CDS encoding SprT family zinc-dependent metalloprotease — MNRCDFVNLTMDKAYYLEGLPVLLKSHPLSKSLRLRVDLQKKTPILTVPANCTPREIEKFLMGAVPWFRKQIAKEPKSESISNSGALSLPDSISFLGDPYRIVHKPALKKIEIHPNTQEIVIGRKQCNPQDLIKTHLIRRAFPYFENTSQNYANALNVKYAGIQLKDYRSRWGVCHRDKRLTYSWRLAMAPLEVLHYVCAHEISHLLHFNHSPDFWDVVASLMPDYKKQRLWLKNNGKALFEIF, encoded by the coding sequence ATGAACCGCTGTGATTTTGTAAATTTAACAATGGACAAAGCCTACTATCTTGAGGGTCTTCCGGTCTTACTCAAAAGCCATCCTCTTTCAAAATCCCTACGATTGCGGGTAGATCTGCAAAAAAAAACGCCCATTCTGACCGTACCTGCCAATTGCACGCCCCGTGAGATTGAGAAGTTTTTGATGGGCGCTGTGCCCTGGTTTCGAAAACAAATCGCAAAAGAGCCAAAATCAGAGTCGATATCAAATTCAGGGGCTCTGTCACTCCCTGACTCCATCTCGTTTTTAGGGGATCCCTATCGCATTGTTCATAAACCGGCGTTAAAGAAAATTGAGATCCATCCGAATACTCAAGAAATTGTCATCGGACGCAAACAATGCAATCCCCAAGACCTTATAAAAACTCATTTAATCAGAAGGGCCTTTCCTTATTTTGAGAACACTTCCCAAAACTATGCAAATGCCCTCAATGTCAAATATGCGGGGATTCAACTCAAAGATTACCGTTCCCGTTGGGGTGTCTGCCATCGGGACAAACGTCTCACGTACTCTTGGCGCCTAGCCATGGCGCCTCTGGAGGTGTTGCACTACGTTTGTGCCCACGAAATCTCACACCTCCTGCACTTTAATCACAGCCCCGACTTTTGGGATGTTGTGGCCTCTTTAATGCCGGATTATAAAAAACAGAGATTGTGGCTGAAAAATAATGGAAAAGCTTTGTTTGAGATTTTCTAG
- a CDS encoding DUF983 domain-containing protein gives MMPPNDQSSSKMILRAVCGKCPKCGEGKLFASYLKQVDCCSVCNEPWGLVQADDGPPWLTVFIVLHLLAPVLLIAAKYEDVAYEYLILGISVLALLLCYLILPRAKGAFISIIWKSKAGKTQAREE, from the coding sequence ATGATGCCGCCTAATGATCAAAGTTCTTCAAAGATGATATTGAGAGCCGTGTGTGGGAAATGTCCCAAATGTGGTGAAGGGAAACTTTTTGCATCCTATCTCAAGCAGGTCGATTGTTGTTCAGTCTGTAACGAGCCTTGGGGGCTTGTTCAGGCCGATGATGGTCCGCCATGGCTTACTGTTTTTATCGTTCTTCATCTTTTGGCGCCCGTTTTGCTCATTGCTGCAAAATATGAAGATGTGGCTTATGAATATCTCATTTTGGGAATCAGTGTTTTGGCGCTTCTTTTGTGTTATCTAATTCTTCCCCGCGCCAAAGGAGCCTTTATCTCCATCATTTGGAAATCTAAAGCCGGGAAAACCCAAGCGCGAGAGGAATAA
- a CDS encoding cytochrome b, producing the protein MCWKNTKDRWGIISQSFHWIIALLIIGLAIVGDWMSDLPPDETKWFIYGWHKQLGALLLSLAVLRILWRMMNVTPVLPNFMPDWQKLVSKLNVFILYIIMFGFPITGLTMSLLGGHDVSLFGFYTLKAFPKTPELEGIAKTAWEVHGMLLWALIGFGSLHILAAVYHHFILKDNVLKRMLPMSFSKS; encoded by the coding sequence ATGTGCTGGAAAAACACAAAAGACAGATGGGGAATCATTAGCCAATCTTTTCATTGGATTATTGCACTTTTAATTATTGGACTTGCCATCGTGGGTGATTGGATGTCCGACCTTCCTCCCGATGAGACGAAGTGGTTTATCTATGGTTGGCACAAGCAATTAGGGGCGCTTTTGTTAAGTCTTGCCGTTTTGCGTATTTTATGGAGAATGATGAATGTGACGCCAGTTCTTCCTAATTTTATGCCAGACTGGCAAAAATTAGTCTCAAAACTGAATGTTTTTATTTTATATATCATTATGTTTGGATTTCCCATCACGGGGCTCACGATGTCTCTTTTAGGTGGACATGACGTCAGTTTGTTTGGGTTTTATACCCTCAAAGCTTTTCCTAAAACGCCAGAGCTAGAGGGCATCGCAAAAACCGCTTGGGAGGTTCATGGAATGCTTTTGTGGGCTTTGATTGGATTTGGATCTCTCCATATTTTGGCAGCTGTTTATCATCATTTTATCTTGAAAGATAATGTGTTGAAGAGGATGTTGCCCATGAGTTTTTCTAAAAGCTAA
- a CDS encoding replication-associated recombination protein A, translating into MTSLFSQNTVYEPLASQLRPKSLKEIVGQDHLLQEKGPLGVMLKSGKMSSLILWGPPGCGKTTLARLLADNSHLVFESISAIESGVADLKKVFERAQEHKKMGQGTLLFVDEIHRFNRTQQDSFLPFVENGTVILIGATTENPSFELNSALLSRTQVLVLRRLQDEHLEKMYSRAEGFFGKKFPLDVGGKDLLFAMADGDGRSLYNMIEVLAEFPSEHSLTNEELTQLVSRRAPLYDKNKEGHYNLISALHKALRGSDPDAALYWFARMLEGGEDPLYIARRLIRFASEDVGLADPQALLQTMAATEAYERLGSPEGELAIAQALIYLATAPKSNAVYKAYNQVRKSAQETGSLMPPKHILNAPTKLMRQEGYGDGYRYDHDTAEGFSGQSYFPEDMQRRQFYAPAERGFEREILKRLEYWKKLRDKA; encoded by the coding sequence ATGACATCATTATTTTCTCAAAATACTGTGTATGAGCCTTTGGCGTCCCAATTGCGTCCTAAATCTTTGAAAGAAATTGTGGGGCAAGATCACCTTCTTCAAGAGAAGGGGCCTTTGGGCGTGATGCTCAAAAGTGGAAAAATGTCGTCCCTCATTTTATGGGGACCTCCGGGGTGTGGAAAAACCACATTGGCCCGCCTTTTGGCTGATAATTCCCATCTTGTGTTTGAGTCGATTTCTGCCATTGAATCAGGCGTTGCAGACCTTAAAAAAGTGTTTGAGCGTGCCCAAGAGCATAAAAAAATGGGGCAGGGGACTCTTCTCTTTGTCGATGAGATTCATCGATTTAATAGAACTCAGCAGGACAGTTTTCTCCCCTTTGTAGAAAATGGGACTGTGATTCTGATTGGTGCCACAACAGAAAATCCTTCTTTTGAGCTCAATAGTGCTCTTTTGTCGAGGACTCAAGTTTTGGTATTAAGACGCCTTCAAGACGAGCACCTTGAAAAAATGTATAGTCGTGCAGAGGGGTTTTTCGGAAAAAAATTCCCGCTGGATGTGGGCGGAAAAGATCTTCTTTTCGCTATGGCTGATGGGGACGGGCGTTCTCTTTATAATATGATTGAGGTTTTGGCTGAGTTTCCGTCAGAACATTCTCTTACAAATGAGGAATTGACTCAATTGGTGTCCCGGCGGGCTCCCCTTTATGACAAAAATAAGGAAGGGCACTACAACCTCATTAGTGCTCTTCATAAAGCATTGCGGGGATCAGATCCCGATGCTGCTCTTTATTGGTTTGCCCGCATGCTTGAGGGTGGAGAAGATCCTCTTTATATCGCTCGGCGTTTGATTCGATTTGCCTCTGAAGATGTAGGGCTTGCTGATCCGCAAGCGCTTCTCCAGACAATGGCGGCAACAGAAGCTTACGAACGATTGGGAAGCCCTGAAGGAGAGCTTGCAATCGCGCAAGCCCTCATTTATTTGGCAACGGCGCCCAAATCCAATGCCGTTTATAAGGCCTATAATCAAGTTAGAAAATCCGCCCAAGAAACGGGCTCCCTTATGCCCCCTAAACATATTCTCAATGCGCCTACAAAACTTATGCGTCAGGAAGGCTATGGCGACGGGTATCGCTATGATCACGACACTGCGGAAGGGTTTTCCGGCCAGAGTTATTTTCCAGAAGATATGCAACGCCGCCAATTTTATGCGCCAGCAGAGAGGGGGTTTGAACGTGAAATTCTCAAGCGATTAGAGTATTGGAAAAAATTGCGAGATAAGGCATAA
- a CDS encoding trypsin-like peptidase domain-containing protein translates to MTQIFSVRSKKNVMLRSFQYLFGTLIQAQGSKEGGAIVHNLVLGKLDKAICFSFLLILSACGKPDNPSQNSISETCQKSELTFSSVVKKFAPTVVNIYASSEVQTKTPMDTFMDDPFYKQYMERLHGPHVDHKLNSMGSGVIVSEDGHILTNYHVIEGGDTIRVILHDRREFEAKIVASEQRTDLVMLKIDVGSEKLPFAVLDPIDNLNVGDMVLAIGNPFGVGQSVSSGIISAVGRSQSGISDFRSFIQTDASINPGNSGGALVTGDGRLIGINTAIYSKSGESIGIGFAIPSPLVIPFVESALQGKRTERPWMGIRIRGVDMETSRKLGFTHPYGVLIKEIYKGGVADQVGIQVGDILTHFNDQIIEDDAELDYVLSRQHLDTTVTFKVYRNGKEKNIQVNMKAPPEASNLDSYEIQGKNPLTGAVVAELSPALALDLGADPLKRGIVILDIKPNSLAENLKLNVGDIIHNINEQELIILGDFFKIVKAAPQKWSIKFFRNNKHLTLEVGKS, encoded by the coding sequence ATGACTCAAATTTTTTCTGTGAGAAGTAAAAAAAACGTCATGCTGAGGTCATTTCAGTATCTTTTTGGCACCTTGATACAAGCTCAGGGTAGCAAGGAGGGGGGGGCTATTGTTCACAATCTCGTGCTTGGGAAGCTAGATAAAGCAATTTGTTTTAGCTTCCTTCTCATTCTTTCTGCGTGCGGAAAACCAGATAATCCCTCTCAAAATTCGATCTCTGAGACTTGCCAAAAGAGTGAATTAACTTTTTCTTCCGTTGTAAAAAAATTTGCACCAACTGTTGTGAATATTTATGCCAGCAGCGAAGTCCAGACAAAAACGCCTATGGATACTTTTATGGACGATCCTTTCTATAAGCAATATATGGAGAGGTTACATGGTCCCCATGTGGATCATAAGTTAAATTCCATGGGTTCGGGCGTGATTGTGAGTGAGGATGGCCATATTCTTACCAATTATCATGTGATTGAGGGGGGAGACACTATTAGAGTGATCCTTCATGATCGCCGCGAATTTGAAGCCAAGATCGTAGCCAGTGAGCAGCGTACAGATTTGGTGATGCTCAAAATTGATGTGGGTTCAGAAAAATTGCCTTTTGCAGTTCTTGATCCTATAGATAATCTCAATGTTGGCGATATGGTTTTGGCCATTGGAAATCCTTTCGGCGTGGGGCAATCAGTGAGTAGTGGTATTATTTCGGCTGTAGGACGAAGTCAATCTGGAATTAGCGATTTTCGCTCTTTTATTCAAACTGATGCTTCCATTAATCCGGGAAATTCAGGGGGGGCGCTTGTGACGGGTGATGGTCGTCTGATCGGAATTAATACGGCGATTTACTCCAAGTCGGGGGAATCCATCGGGATTGGCTTTGCGATTCCGTCGCCTCTTGTGATTCCCTTTGTTGAAAGTGCCCTGCAAGGGAAGAGAACGGAACGTCCTTGGATGGGAATTCGCATTCGGGGTGTTGATATGGAAACCTCCAGAAAACTTGGATTTACCCATCCTTATGGTGTTTTGATCAAAGAGATTTACAAAGGGGGAGTTGCCGATCAAGTAGGTATTCAAGTGGGAGATATTTTAACTCATTTTAATGATCAGATCATTGAAGATGATGCGGAGTTGGATTATGTCTTGTCGCGCCAACATTTGGATACAACAGTGACGTTTAAAGTGTATCGGAATGGCAAAGAGAAGAATATTCAGGTCAATATGAAAGCGCCGCCTGAGGCGTCTAATTTAGATTCCTACGAAATTCAGGGGAAAAATCCACTGACAGGGGCCGTTGTGGCAGAACTCTCTCCCGCATTGGCTCTTGATTTGGGCGCAGATCCTCTCAAGAGGGGAATTGTTATTTTAGATATTAAACCCAATTCCTTGGCCGAAAATTTGAAATTGAATGTGGGCGATATTATCCATAATATCAATGAACAAGAATTGATTATTCTTGGTGATTTTTTTAAGATCGTAAAGGCGGCTCCTCAAAAATGGAGTATAAAATTTTTTCGTAATAATAAGCACTTAACGCTGGAAGTTGGTAAAAGTTAG
- the rplQ gene encoding 50S ribosomal protein L17: MKHGMSGRKLGRHSSQRKALFAGLANSLLKHEQITTTLPKAKDLRPLVESYITLGKKGGLAARRQALATLGNEEVVSKIMGPLAKRYKERQGGYLRIMKAGFRYGDNAPMAVIELVDRDVEAKGKNSGPSAEKRTEDSVE, translated from the coding sequence ATGAAACATGGTATGTCAGGTCGTAAGCTTGGACGTCATAGTTCGCAAAGAAAAGCATTATTTGCAGGCCTTGCCAATTCATTGCTAAAGCATGAGCAAATCACAACAACATTGCCAAAAGCTAAGGACCTTCGTCCTTTGGTGGAGAGCTATATCACTTTAGGTAAAAAAGGTGGTCTTGCGGCTCGTCGTCAAGCATTGGCAACTTTGGGAAATGAAGAAGTTGTTTCCAAGATCATGGGTCCTTTGGCTAAACGTTACAAAGAGCGTCAAGGCGGATATCTACGCATTATGAAGGCGGGATTCCGTTATGGGGACAATGCGCCAATGGCGGTTATTGAGCTCGTGGATCGAGACGTTGAAGCTAAAGGCAAAAATTCAGGTCCTTCCGCGGAAAAACGTACAGAAGATTCAGTAGAGTAG
- a CDS encoding DNA-directed RNA polymerase subunit alpha, whose translation MIQKNWQALIKPYKLNIEKSNDPLRYGEIVADPLEPGFGMTLGNALRRVLLSSLQGAAVSAIQIEGVLHEFSSIPGVHEDVTDIILNIKTLAIKMHKEGTVRLKLNVQGPCEVTASMIEPNADIEILNPDLVICTLDHGAKFVAELTVTTGKGFMPAESSKNPESPVGYIPVDAIYSPVRKVSYKIENTRVGQITNYEKLILSVETNGAVNPEDAVALAARILQDQLQQFVTFEEPKPVEQEVETRAIPFNRALLRKVDELELSVRSANCLKNDNIVYIGDLVQKSEPEMLRTPNFGRKSLNEIKEVLTQMGLHLGKDIPGWPPENIDELIKKLDEPF comes from the coding sequence GTGATACAAAAAAATTGGCAAGCACTGATTAAGCCTTATAAACTTAATATTGAAAAATCAAATGACCCGCTCCGTTATGGTGAGATCGTAGCTGATCCGCTCGAGCCTGGTTTTGGTATGACTCTTGGAAATGCGCTCCGTCGCGTTCTCCTTTCATCACTCCAAGGTGCCGCTGTTTCAGCCATTCAAATCGAAGGCGTTCTTCATGAGTTCTCTTCCATTCCTGGTGTCCACGAAGATGTAACAGACATCATTTTGAACATTAAGACCCTTGCGATTAAAATGCATAAAGAGGGAACAGTTCGTCTTAAATTAAATGTTCAAGGTCCATGTGAAGTGACGGCCAGCATGATTGAGCCGAATGCAGATATTGAGATTTTAAATCCTGATCTCGTCATTTGCACGCTGGATCATGGTGCGAAATTTGTTGCTGAGCTCACAGTGACCACCGGAAAAGGTTTCATGCCTGCTGAGAGCAGCAAGAATCCTGAATCTCCTGTTGGATATATTCCAGTGGATGCGATTTATAGCCCTGTGCGTAAAGTGTCTTACAAAATTGAGAACACACGTGTTGGTCAAATTACTAACTACGAAAAGCTTATCTTAAGTGTTGAAACGAATGGCGCCGTTAATCCTGAAGATGCGGTTGCATTGGCAGCAAGAATTCTTCAAGATCAACTTCAGCAGTTCGTTACTTTTGAAGAACCAAAACCGGTTGAACAAGAAGTTGAAACCCGTGCCATTCCCTTTAATCGTGCTCTTTTGCGTAAGGTGGATGAGCTTGAACTTTCAGTGCGTTCGGCAAACTGCCTCAAGAATGATAACATTGTTTATATCGGTGACCTTGTTCAAAAGTCTGAGCCTGAAATGCTAAGAACGCCAAACTTTGGACGTAAATCTCTTAATGAGATTAAAGAAGTTTTGACCCAAATGGGCCTTCACTTGGGGAAGGATATTCCCGGTTGGCCTCCAGAAAATATCGATGAGCTCATTAAAAAGCTCGATGAGCCATTTTAA
- the rpsK gene encoding 30S ribosomal protein S11, whose product MAQKPNQRLRRRERKNIVSGVAHVSATFNNTMITIADAQGNAISWSSAGVKGFKGSRKSTPFAAQMAAEDAGRKAQEHGMKTLEVEVSGPGSGRESALRALQAIGFTITTIRDVTSVPHNGCKPRKRRRV is encoded by the coding sequence ATGGCTCAGAAACCGAATCAACGTCTCCGTCGTCGTGAGAGAAAAAACATCGTAAGTGGTGTTGCGCACGTCAGTGCAACATTCAATAATACGATGATTACCATTGCTGATGCGCAAGGAAATGCGATTTCCTGGTCATCCGCTGGTGTGAAGGGCTTTAAAGGCTCTCGTAAATCAACTCCTTTTGCGGCACAGATGGCTGCTGAGGATGCAGGTCGTAAAGCCCAAGAGCATGGTATGAAAACCCTTGAGGTGGAAGTCTCAGGTCCAGGATCAGGACGTGAGTCCGCGCTTCGTGCTTTGCAAGCCATTGGTTTTACAATTACAACAATTCGTGACGTCACATCCGTGCCGCACAATGGTTGTAAGCCACGTAAACGTCGTCGTGTTTAA
- the rpsM gene encoding 30S ribosomal protein S13 → MARIAGVNIPTQKRVEIGLQYIYGIGAQKAKEICDTVKIPAARRVHELTDDEILKIRELIDQSYKVEGDLRREVSMNIKRLMDLGCYRGLRHRKGLPVRGQRTHTNARTRKGKAVAIAGKKK, encoded by the coding sequence GTGGCTCGTATAGCTGGTGTAAACATCCCAACCCAAAAGCGGGTAGAGATTGGATTGCAATATATTTATGGAATTGGCGCTCAAAAGGCCAAAGAAATTTGTGATACGGTAAAAATTCCTGCGGCGCGTCGCGTCCATGAACTCACTGATGATGAGATTCTGAAGATCCGTGAGCTTATTGATCAATCATATAAGGTTGAAGGTGATCTTCGTCGTGAAGTTTCTATGAACATTAAGCGTCTCATGGACTTAGGTTGCTATCGTGGACTGCGTCATCGTAAAGGTTTACCTGTACGTGGACAAAGAACCCACACAAACGCACGTACTCGTAAAGGCAAGGCAGTTGCCATTGCTGGTAAGAAAAAATAA
- a CDS encoding adenylate kinase, which translates to MNIILLGPPGAGKGTQARLLADKLRLCQIATGEILREEVAKGSDIGLKVKPIMESGKFPSDDLIMDVLAEKISNPECGNGVILDGVPRTLNQAELVDKMFEKLGKSLDFVVQLRVDDEQLIKRISGRYTCQSCGAAYADQLNPTKVKGVCDRCGAHEFIRRPDDSAEVVKTRLDVYQKQTEPLVGFYSKTNRLKSVDGMAAVDDVQSQIVDIIQSR; encoded by the coding sequence GTGAACATTATCCTTCTCGGTCCTCCTGGCGCAGGGAAGGGGACACAAGCACGACTCTTGGCAGATAAACTGAGGCTTTGTCAGATCGCCACCGGTGAAATCCTGCGAGAAGAAGTTGCTAAAGGCTCTGATATTGGTCTTAAGGTGAAGCCCATTATGGAAAGTGGAAAATTTCCTTCAGATGATCTCATCATGGATGTTTTGGCGGAAAAGATTTCAAATCCCGAATGTGGTAATGGGGTTATTCTCGATGGTGTGCCTCGGACATTGAATCAAGCTGAGCTTGTCGATAAAATGTTTGAGAAACTCGGAAAATCGCTTGATTTTGTAGTCCAACTTCGTGTAGATGATGAACAGCTTATAAAACGTATTTCAGGTCGTTATACATGTCAGAGTTGCGGAGCAGCTTATGCAGACCAACTCAACCCTACAAAAGTTAAGGGTGTTTGTGATCGATGTGGTGCTCACGAGTTTATACGAAGGCCAGATGACTCTGCCGAAGTTGTTAAAACCCGGCTTGATGTCTATCAAAAACAAACAGAACCTTTAGTCGGGTTCTATTCAAAAACCAATCGCTTGAAGTCTGTGGACGGAATGGCGGCTGTCGATGATGTTCAATCCCAAATCGTGGACATCATTCAATCGCGTTAA
- the secY gene encoding preprotein translocase subunit SecY, whose amino-acid sequence MASAAEQLAANINFKAFGKAEDLKKRIWFTLGVLIVYRLGTYIPLPGVNPAILAEFARQHSGGIFGMIDMFSGGALGRMTIMALNVVPYISASIIIQLMTSISPQLEAIKKEGESGRRKLNQYTRYLTIVLATVQAYGVAVGLESMSGQAGAAVVDPGYFFRFSVVVTIVGATMFLVWLGEQITSRGIGNGMSMIIFSGIVANLPSSIINTLELGRTGALSIIIILAIILMSVGLIAFIVFMERAQRRLIIQYPKRQVGNKMYGGETSHLPIKLNSTGVIPPIFASSLLMMPTMVISMVSADGPEWLTWLSTHLQHGNWFFMTIYISLILFFAFFYTSVVFNPQETAENLKKHGGFIAGYRPGKNTAEYLDYVVTRLTVIGAAYLAFVCLLPEILMSYYSIPFYLGGTTFLIAVSVPMDTVAQIHSHLLAHQYEGLMKKTRLKGARK is encoded by the coding sequence ATGGCATCCGCTGCTGAACAACTCGCCGCTAATATCAATTTTAAGGCTTTTGGAAAAGCCGAAGACCTTAAAAAAAGAATTTGGTTTACCCTCGGGGTTTTGATTGTTTATCGACTGGGTACCTATATCCCCCTTCCTGGTGTGAATCCTGCGATCCTTGCTGAATTCGCCCGCCAACATTCTGGTGGGATTTTTGGTATGATCGATATGTTCTCAGGTGGTGCTTTGGGGCGTATGACTATCATGGCCCTGAACGTTGTTCCTTACATTTCTGCCAGCATTATTATTCAGTTAATGACTTCGATTTCTCCTCAGCTTGAGGCGATTAAAAAAGAGGGGGAATCTGGGCGTCGGAAGCTGAATCAATATACACGTTATTTGACCATCGTTTTGGCAACAGTCCAAGCGTATGGTGTAGCTGTGGGCCTTGAATCAATGAGTGGACAAGCAGGAGCTGCAGTGGTTGATCCTGGTTATTTCTTCCGCTTTTCTGTTGTTGTGACTATCGTGGGAGCAACTATGTTCCTCGTTTGGTTAGGTGAGCAAATAACCTCTCGCGGTATTGGTAATGGTATGTCCATGATCATTTTTTCGGGGATTGTTGCAAACCTACCAAGCTCGATTATTAACACCCTTGAGTTGGGCCGAACGGGTGCCCTTTCAATCATTATTATCCTTGCGATTATTCTGATGTCTGTGGGTCTCATTGCCTTCATCGTCTTTATGGAACGTGCCCAACGCCGCCTCATTATTCAATATCCCAAGCGTCAAGTGGGAAATAAAATGTATGGTGGCGAGACGTCACACCTTCCGATTAAACTGAACAGTACCGGTGTGATCCCCCCCATTTTTGCAAGCTCTCTTTTGATGATGCCGACGATGGTTATATCGATGGTGTCTGCGGATGGACCTGAGTGGTTGACGTGGCTTTCAACTCATTTACAGCATGGAAATTGGTTTTTCATGACCATTTATATTTCCCTCATTCTTTTCTTTGCATTCTTCTATACTTCTGTGGTTTTTAACCCTCAAGAAACGGCTGAGAATTTGAAAAAACATGGTGGGTTTATTGCGGGATACCGTCCTGGTAAAAATACGGCTGAGTATTTAGATTATGTAGTGACGCGTCTCACCGTAATTGGTGCAGCCTACCTGGCTTTCGTCTGCTTGCTGCCTGAAATTTTGATGTCCTATTATTCCATCCCATTTTATTTAGGTGGTACAACTTTCTTGATTGCGGTCAGTGTTCCTATGGATACGGTTGCCCAAATTCACTCTCATCTTTTGGCCCATCAATATGAGGGACTTATGAAAAAAACACGTCTTAAGGGGGCGCGGAAGTGA
- the rplO gene encoding 50S ribosomal protein L15 — protein MKLHEIRDNPGARKRRMIICRGIGSGKGKTGGRGGKGQTARTGVAINGFEGGQMPLFRRLPKRGFTNIFALKFSEVNLGRIQAAIDSGKLDAKGTINAEALVASGLLRRVYDGVRLLGTGNLKSKIKIEVSGASKTALEAVKKAGGEVILLQTQALEATE, from the coding sequence ATGAAATTACATGAAATTCGTGATAATCCAGGTGCCCGTAAGCGTAGGATGATTATTTGTCGCGGCATTGGTTCCGGTAAAGGTAAAACCGGTGGCCGCGGCGGTAAAGGTCAGACAGCGCGTACCGGTGTTGCCATTAATGGATTTGAAGGCGGTCAAATGCCTTTATTCCGTCGTTTGCCAAAACGTGGTTTCACTAACATTTTTGCATTGAAGTTTTCAGAAGTGAATTTGGGTCGAATTCAAGCGGCGATTGATTCTGGAAAGCTGGATGCAAAAGGAACAATCAATGCTGAAGCTCTTGTGGCCTCAGGTTTACTTCGTCGCGTATATGACGGTGTACGCTTGTTGGGTACAGGTAATTTGAAGTCAAAGATAAAAATTGAAGTGAGTGGTGCTTCAAAGACAGCTCTTGAAGCTGTGAAGAAAGCTGGGGGAGAAGTTATCCTTCTTCAAACTCAAGCTCTTGAAGCAACTGAATAA
- the rpmD gene encoding 50S ribosomal protein L30, protein MTKKKTLVVTQVASPIRRPKIQRAILKGLGLFGIGQTRELEDTSSIRGMIAKVSHMVKVADNA, encoded by the coding sequence ATGACCAAGAAGAAAACACTAGTTGTAACGCAAGTTGCAAGTCCGATTCGTCGTCCAAAGATTCAACGTGCAATTCTAAAAGGATTGGGACTCTTTGGTATTGGTCAAACGCGCGAGCTTGAGGATACATCTTCGATCCGTGGCATGATTGCAAAAGTCAGCCATATGGTCAAAGTTGCAGATAACGCTTAA